The Cucumis melo cultivar AY chromosome 5, USDA_Cmelo_AY_1.0, whole genome shotgun sequence genome has a segment encoding these proteins:
- the LOC103497944 gene encoding probable lactoylglutathione lyase, chloroplastic has translation MVRITPMASFSVRPSLSAFRFSGFSRSGLSLSSFNTTRRIALLQLGSAVPQSQYFGLKASEMLRGEGSNMGMTIAGNAAQASTSSSSENLLDWVKQDKRRMLHVVYRVGDLDKTIKFYTECLGMKLLRKRDIPEEKYTNAFLGFGPEDSHFVIELTYNYGVDKYDIGAGFGHFGIAVEDVYKTVELIKAKGGKVTREAGPVKGGSTVIAFVEDPDGYKFELIERGPTPEPLCQVMLRVGDLDRSIDFYKKAYGMELLRKRDNPDYKYTIAMMGYGPEDKNAVMELTYNYGVTDYEKGNAYAQIAIGTDDVYRTAEAVKLSGGKVTREAGPLPGINTKITACLDPDGWKTVFVDNVDFLKELE, from the exons ATGGTGAGGATAACTCCAATGGCTTCCTTCTCCGTTCGCCCTTCTTTATCGGCATTCAGGTTCTCCGGATTTTCTCGCTCCGGCCTCTCTCTCTCCTCCTTCAACACTACGCGCAGGATCGCTTTGTTGCAACTTGGCAGTG CTGTTCCACAGTCGCAATACTTTGGTCTGAAAGCTTCTGAGATGTTAAGGGGAGAAGGGAGCAACATGGGGATGACTATAGCTGGAAATGCAGCCCAAGCAAGCACTAGTTCTTCCTCCGAAAATCTCTTAGACTGGGTGAAACAGGACAAGAGAAGAATGCTACATGTTGTCTATCGTGTTGGAGATCTAGACAAGACCATAAA ATTTTATACAGAGTGCCTTGGAATGAAGCTCCTACGAAAACGTGACATACCGGAGGAGAAATACACAAATGCCTTCCTTGGGTTTGGTCCAGAGGATTCCCACTTCGTGATCGAGCTCACTTACA ATTATGGGGTCGACAAATATGATATTGGCGCTGGGTTTGGCCATTTTGGTATTGCGGTTGAAGAT GTTTACAAGACCGTAGAACTCATAAAAGCTAAGGGTGGCAAAGTGACTCGAGAAGCTGGCCCCGTGAAAGGTGGCAGTACCGTCATTGCTTTTGTTGAAGATCCGGATGGTTATAAGTTTGAGCTTATTGAAAGAGGACCTACTCCTGAACCTTTATGCCAAGTAATGCTTCGTGTGGGTGATCTAGATCGTTCAATAGATTTCTATAAGAAG GCTTATGGAATGGAGCTTCTACGTAAACGTGATAATCCAGATTACAAG TATACTATAGCAATGATGGGTTATGGTCCGGAAGACAAAAATGCTGTTATGGAGTTGACATATAACTACGGTGTCACGGATTATGAAAAAGGGAATGCTTATGCACAG ATTGCTATTGGTACAGACGATGTGTACAGAACTGCAGAAGCAGTGAAACTTAGCGGGGGAAAGGTCACCCGAGAAGCCGGACCGCTGCCTGGAATTAACACAAAGATTACCGCTTGCTTGGATCCCGATGGTTGGAAGACG GTGTTTGTAGATAACGTTGATTTCCTCAAGGAGCTGGAATGA
- the LOC103497953 gene encoding ninja-family protein mc410, with product MESEDGLELSLGLSLGGASVKSKGKITSSSGANAEESDRGNKLVDDFKSFLHGDNERQESDTGSFQSNSIPSKDNFFNDLSKVVVDGDSSIDLKRKGAWIESNYAEAEDENLPEIGNKRKLLLMEMNSQKKQERESHHVDLHEKGRASYISSTEDGSTAEKGDVVESRAEGSTSRLASKHDDSSKQCIGETSLPKGSKDICGFSDSSGADLSRQKRFNSSSVGVSDAVQALNMHNVHFPITVKDTNSLGAPSTSGHLQLGIQHVRPTVNGDRPGAEHINPRNLPLMPGISPLQISAMDKDKAWGLVSHPQMIHHPYGGVGGASSSSAPGQVIGPFSSDGLLYGGRVTELTKGDNKQPAMEEGSSSRAEHAKGSSSNMNAKDVLERSKAAGVSLDFPAIKPGIAADIEFGGCGSYPNLPWVSTTAPGPTGKTISGVTYKYNANQIKIVCACHGTHMSPEEFIRHANDESFSVQNDNAPPTIPNKNPAASAQS from the exons ATGGAGAGTGAGGATGGGCTTGAGCTTAGCTTGGGTCTGTCCCTGGGTGGAGCTTCTGTCAAGTCTAAAGGTAAAATTACTAGCTCCTCAGGTGCAAATGCTGAGGAAAGCGATAGAGGCAATAAATTGGTTGATGATTTTAAGAGTTTTCTTCATGGAGATAATGAGAGGCAAGAATCAGACACTGGATCATTCCAAAGTAATTCAATTCCATCTAAAGATAATTTCTTCAATGACCTGTCCAAGGTTGTTGTAGATGGAGACTCTTCCATCGATTTGAAGAGGAAAGGAGCCTGGATTGAAAGTAATTATGCAGAAGCTGAGGATGAAAATCTGCCGGAGATCGGCAACAAGCGAAAGTTGCTTTTAATGGAAATGAACAGTCAAAAGAAGCAGGAAAGAGAATCTCATCATGTGGATCTACATGAAAAGGGAAGGGCATCATACATTTCCTCTACCGAAGATGGTTCAACCGCCGAAAAAGGAGATGTAGTAGAGTCTAGAGCGGAGGGTTCGACATCAAGGCTAGCATCAAAACATGATGATAGCTCGAAACAATGTATAGGAGAAACTAGTTTGCCTAAGGGTTCAAAGGATATCTGTGGATTTTCTGATTCAAGTGGTGCAGACTTAAGTAGGCAGAAAAGGTTTAACAGTTCATCAGTTGGAGTTTCAGACGCTGTTCAAGCCTTGAATATGCATAATGTGCATTTTCCCATAACAGTCAAGGATACTAACAGTCTCGGTGCACCCAGCACATCTGGTCATTTGCAACTTGGAATTCAGCATGTGCGACCTACAGTAAATGGTGACCGACCAGGGGCTGAACACATAAACCCTCGAAACTTGCCTCTTATGCCTGGCATTTCACCACTTCAGATTTCAGCAATGGATAAAGATAAGGCATGGGGATTGGTTTCTCATCCACAAATGATCCATCATCCCTATGGTGGTGTTGGTGGTGCATCATCTAGCTCAG CTCCTGGGCAAGTAATTGGACCTTTTTCATCTGACGGTTTGTTGTATGGAGGGAGGGTGACCGAACTTACTAAAGGCGATAACAAGCAGCCTGCCATGGAAGAGGGATCCTCTTCTCGAGCGGAACATGCAAAAGGGAGCAGTTCCAATATGAATGCAAAAGACGTATTAGAACGGTCAAAAGCAGCGGGTGTCTCCCTCGATTTTCCAGCTATAAAGCCAGGCATTGCTGCAGACATTGAATTTGGGGGATGTGGTTCATACCCAAACCTTCCTTGGGTTTCCACCACTGCTCCAGGCCCTACAGGTAAGACAATCTCTGGTGTAACATATAAATATAATGCAAACCAGATAAAAATTGTCTGTGCTTGCCATGGTACTCACATGTCTCCAGAAGAGTTCATTCGACATGCCAACGACGAGAGTTTTAGTGTGCAGAATGACAATGCTCCCCCAACCATTCCAAATAAAAATCCTGCTGCCTCTGCACAAAGCTGA
- the LOC103497958 gene encoding sugar transport protein 14-like → MAGGGFTNEGQLKRAHLYEYRFTWYFFNACIVAALGGSLFGYDLGVSGGVTSMDEFLKQFFPKVYNRKQLHIKETDYCKYDDQILTLFTSSLYFAGLLSTFFASHITRNYGRRASILVGSVSFFLGGFINAVAINIAMLIIGRILLGIGIGFGNQAVPLYLSEIAPAKIRGQVNQLFQLTTCLGILIANFINYGTEKIHPWGWRLSLGLAMFPAATMFIGGLFLPETPNSLVEQGKLEEARRVLEKIRGTTNIEAEFADLVDASDAARAVKNPFRNLLRRKNRPQLIIGAIGIPAFQQLTGNNSILFYAPVILQSLGFGSAASLYSSAFTSGALVVAALISMFLVDKFGRRKFFLEAGFEMFVYMIAVAIILKLNFGQGKELSKGVSILLVCFIWLFVLAYGRSWGPLGWLVPSELFPLETRSAGQSIVVCVNLFFTALIAQCFLAAMCHLRYGIFFLFAALIFLMSCFIYFLLPETKQVPIEEVYLLWENHPFWKSFVRDDDQPNV, encoded by the exons ATGGCAGGGGGTGGATTTACAAATGAAGGACAATTGAAAAGAGCTCATCTTTATGAGTATAGATTCACATGGTATTTCTTCAATGCATGCATTGTTGCTGCCCTTGGAGGCTCTCTCTTTGGCTATGATCTTGGTGTTTCTG GTGGAGTAACTTCCATGGACGAATTCCTAAAGCAATTCTTTCCAAAAGTCTACAACCGCAAACAACTTCATATCAAAGAAACAGATTACTGCAAATACGACGATCAAATCCTCACTCTCTTCACTTCCTCTCTCTACTTCGCCGGTCTCCTCTCCACCTTCTTCGCTTCTCACATCACCAGAAACTATGGCCGTCGAGCAAGCATTCTCGTTGGATCCGTCTCCTTCTTTCTTGGCGGCTTTATCAACGCCGTCGCAATCAACATTGCCATGCTCATCATCGGCCGAATCCTCCTCGGAATCGGTATCGGATTCGGCAACCAAGCCGTTCCATTGTACCTTTCCGAAATTGCTCCGGCCAAAATCCGCGGTCAAGTCAACCAATTGTTCCAATTGACGACTTGCTTAGGGATTCTGATCGCCAATTTCATCAATTACGGGACAGAGAAGATTCATCCATGGGGATGGCGATTATCTTTAGGGTTAGCGATGTTTCCAGCGGCGACGATGTTCATCGGCGGATTGTTTCTTCCTGAAACGCCGAATAGTTTAGTGGAACAGGGAAAATTAGAGGAAGCGAGAAGAGTTCTTGAGAAGATTCGAGGAACGACGAACATCGAAGCGGAATTTGCAGATCTTGTTGATGCCAGCGATGCGGCTAGGGCTGTGAAGAATCCGTTTAGGAATTTGTTGCGGCGGAAGAATCGGCCGCAATTGATCATCGGAGCGATTGGGATTCCCGCGTTTCAGCAGCTTACGGGGAATAATTCGATTCTGTTTTATGCTCCGGTGATTCTGCAGAGCTTAGGGTTTGGATCGGCGGCGTCTTTGTATTCGTCGGCGTTTACAAGCGGAGCTTTGGTTGTTGCAGCTTTGATTTCGATGTTTCTTGTGGATAAATTTGGGAGAAGGAAATTCTTTCTTGAAGCTGGTTTTGAAATGTTCGTCTACATG ATAGCCGTGGCAATAATACTGAAACTAAACTTCGGACAAGGAAAGGAGCTATCAAAAGGCGTAAGCATATTGCTAGTGTGTTTTATTTGGCTATTCGTTTTAGCGTACGGACGGTCATGGGGTCCATTAGGATGGTTAGTTCCAAGCGAGTTATTTCCATTAGAAACAAGATCCGCCGGCCAAAGCATCGTTGTCTGTGTAAACCTCTTCTTCACAGCTCTCATCGCTCAGTGCTTTTTGGCTGCAATGTGTCATCTTCGCTATGGcattttctttctctttgcaGCTTTGATATTTCTCATGAGTTGCTTCATCTACTTTCTTTTGCCTGAAACTAAGCAAGTTCCTATTGAAGAGGTTTATCTTCTTTGGGAAAATCATCCTTTTTGGAAGAGTTTTGTTCGTGACGATGATCAACCAAATGTTTGA
- the LOC103497971 gene encoding CRS2-associated factor 1, chloroplastic produces MALKLPFPFPIFTPQFNPNSTPSHRTLTEIRFSRWNNANAEKFEQRRRSQQEIEDEIRRERRFSSATNIVDLCDSDSPSSAIDRTETFRSVGTPSSPSRPSIPGRKSKYSKNPNPGSPSPFRQVSKTKKTMNAPKERHIGVEANVSLSEDGVSFVIDGAPFEFKYSYTETPKLKPIKLREPPYAPFGPTTMPRPWTGRAPLPPSKKKLPEFDSFQLPPKNKKGVKPVQAPGPFLAGSGPKYVMSREEILGEPLTEEEIKMLIRGCIKSNRQLNIGRDGLTHNMLENIHAHWKRRRVCKIKCKGVCTVDMDNVKQQLEEKTGGKIIYSRGGALYLYRGRNYNYKTRPRFPLMLWKPATPVYPRLIKHIPDGLTLEEATEMRRKGRKLIPICKLGKNGVYSTLVKHVREAFEECELVRINCQGMNGSDFRKIGAKLKDLVPCVLISFESEHILLWRGRDWKSSLPYIERNPEGAKAHGMNETTIVAPSIEQDVSVENTLTSLDSRGLSTGGNEDPDSMIAEKSISADVDSLTTMMHEINSVSYDMESTASDDQTLHISTTSEDLDSWSTMSGGESEIESGYEYSDFDEAEPMEPSEFDSIAATGNSETNVVYTSEGSQALNKPTSNATDGVLQLLKQAVENGSAVVLDSSSLDADVVYQRSVAFSQSAPPSPVFKHERRKKVAADKSKEETSRELEVKEEETAGNEKKDSKTKKKKNFGDYNFSSPQGSLGVDELAKLLA; encoded by the exons ATGGCGCTCAAATTGCCATTCCCCTTCCCCATTTTCACTCCTCAATTTAACCCTAATTCAACTCCCTCGCACCGTACTCTTACCGAAATCCGATTCTCCCGTTGGAACAATGCAAACGCCGAAAAATTCGAGCAGCGCCGACGGTCTCAGCAAGAAATCGAGGACGAAATCCGCCGCGAACGCCGCTTCAGTTCCGCCACTAACATTGTCGACCTCTGCGATTCCGACTCGCCCTCCTCCGCCATCGACCGGACTGAAACATTCAGGTCTGTCGGCACTCCATCATCTCCATCGAGACCTTCAATCCCTGGTCGAAAATCCAAGTACTCCAAAAACCCTAACCCTGGTTCACCATCTCCATTTCGTCAAGTTTCGAAGACCAAAAAGACCATGAACGCACCTAAAGAAAGACATATTGGCGTAGAAGCTAATGTTAGCCTAAGTGAAGATGGAGTTTCGTTCGTAATTGATGGAGCTCCATTTGAGTTCAAGTATAGCTACACAGAAACGCCGAAGTTGAAGCCGATAAAGCTGCGTGAACCGCCGTATGCACCGTTTGGGCCGACTACAATGCCGCGGCCGTGGACAGGGCGTGCTCCATTGCCACCGAGCAAAAAGAAATTGCCGGAATTCGACTCGTTTCAGCTGCCGCCGAAAAATAAGAAAGGAGTTAAACCAGTTCAGGCGCCTGGACCATTCTTAGCAGGTTCTGGACCAAAGTATGTGATGTCGAGGGAAGAAATATTGGGTGAGCCATTAACAGAGGAGGAGATCAAGATGCTGATTCGTGGATGCATCAAATCCAATAGGCAATTGAATATTG GTAGAGATGGTTTAACGCACAATATGTTGGAGAACATACATGCTCATTGGAAACGACGTAGAGTGTGCAAGATAAAATGCAAAGGAGTGTGTACGGTTGACATGGACAATGTGAAACAGCAATTGGAG GAAAAAACCGGGGGCAAAATCATCTATAGTAGGGGTGGGGCATTGTACCTTTATCGAGGTAGAAATTACAATTATAAAACCCGTCCTCGCTTCCCTCTCATGCTATGGAAACCTGCTACGCCAGTGTATCCTCGACTAATCAAGCACATCCCTGATGGCCTTACACTGGAGGAAGCGACTGAAATGCGTAGGAAGGGACGGAAATTAATACCTATATGCAAGCTAG GGAAAAATGGTGTGTACTCTACCCTTGTAAAACATGTTAGAGAGGCGTTCGAAGAGTGTGAACTTGTTAGGATTAATTGCCAAGGGATGAACGGAAGCGACTTCCGGAAAATTGGGGCTAAACTAAAG GATCTTGTCCCTTGTGTTCTTATTTCTTTTGAAAGTGAGCACATTCTTTTGTGGAGAGGACGAGATTGGAAATCTTCCCTCCCATATATAGAAAGAAATCCTGAGGGAGCGAAGGCACATGGAATGAACGAGACAACTATTGTTGCACCATCCATTGAACAAGATGTGTCGGTTGAGAACACCTTGACGTCTTTGGATTCTAGAGGCCTCTCAACGGGAGGAAATGAGGACCCAGATTCTATGATTGCCGAGAAGTCTATCTCTGCCGATGTCGATTCATTAACAACCATGATGCATGAAATCAATTCTGTGTCATATGATATGGAATCTACAGCGTCGGATGACCAAACATTGCACATATCTACCACATCTGAGGATTTGGATTCATGGAGCACAATGTCTGGAGGTGAGAGTGAGATAGAGTCGGGGTACGAATACTCTGACTTTGACGAAGCAGAACCAATGGAACCATCGGAATTCGATTCCATTGCAGCTACAGGGAACTCAGAAACTAACGTAGTGTATACTTCAGAAGGTTCACAAGCTCTCAACAAACCAACAAGCAATGCCACTGATGGTGTTCTTCAATTGTTGAAGCAAGCAGTCGAAAATGGCAGTGCCGTTGTATTAGACAGTTCTTCATTGGATGCTGATGTCGTTTATCAACGATCGGTTGCCTTCTCTCAGTCTGCTCCTCCATCACCCGTTTTTAAGCACGAACGAAGGAAGAAGGTAGCAGCCGATAAGAGCAAGGAGGAAACAAGCAGAGAATTGGAAGTGAAAGAAGAAGAGACTGCAGGAAATGAGAAGAAGGATTCTAAaacgaaaaagaagaaaaattttgGTGATTATAATTTCAGTTCACCACAAGGAAGCTTAGGAGTGGATGAACTTGCAAAATTATTGGCTTGA
- the LOC103497980 gene encoding uncharacterized protein LOC103497980 isoform X1: MGDAQTQNEPYEIASTAHDDTLQIFSIVSPMDEILTHLLALTSYITRRFVRFIEDLIARDVDRFLTDHIIVPQRVCSSYSGQNRQRSVSEGSSSSIAASNSRDGLLIDRTSDVETIYSYEVASPIFEGLMLPLYGLQFVQKLASCSLRNCFSCIRCVELCLYNIMCRIRKTLLGSSNDIGWLQTTPGMPPVVDGTARFLELLSDIRNGEHKLPNSFVYLLIPGLFSNHGPLYFVGTKKFFSKMGLTCHIAKIHSEASVEHNAWELKEYVEELYWGSGKRVMLLGHSKGGVDAAAALSIYCNELKDKVAGLALVQSPYGGTPLASDFLRDGQVADKETRKIMELLICKIIKGDIRALEDLTYDKRKEFIMNHNLPENVPILSFHSEAQVAPGVLATMTHIAHAELPWLPLPRSWTESDTVVQGGRRVPVVIPLSAVMALCALHLQLRYGEKSDGLVTCRDAEVPGSVVVRPNQKLDHGWMVYSSKKKSTGDPDACEMCEAILTLLVELGMRMKQVK, translated from the exons ATGGGAGATGCACAAACTCAGAATGAACCATACGAGATTGCTTCCACG GCACACGATGATACTCTTCAAATCTTCAGCATTGTATCACCAATGGATGAGATTCTTACTCATCTCTTGGCATTGACCAGTTACATAACTCGTCGATTTGTCAGATTTATTG AGGATCTTATAGCCAGAGATGTCGACAGATTTCTCACCGACCATATCATCGTTCCACAGAGAGTTTGTTCGAGTTATTCTGGTCAGAATAGGCAAAGGTCTGTTTCAGAAGGTTCATCATCTTCCATTGCAGCCTCCAATTCAAGAGACGGTCTGCTCATAGATAGAACATCAGATGTAGAAACTATTTATAGTTACGAGGTTGCATCTCCCATTTTTGAAGG GTTGATGCTCCCATTATACGGTTTACAATTTGTTCAAAAATTAGCATCATGCTCCTTGAGAAATTGTTTCTCGTGCATTCGATGTGTCGAACTCTGCCTTTACAA TATAATGTGTAGAATTAGAAAAACCTTGCTCGGTTCTTCGAATGATATTGGATGGCTGCAAACCACTCCTGGCATGCCTCCTGTTGTTGATGGAACAGCAAGATTCTTGGAATTGCTCTCTGATATAAG GAACGGAGAGCATAAACTACCCAACTCATTCGTTTATTTACTGATTCCAG GTCTGTTTAGCAATCATGGTCCCTTGTATTTTGTGGGAACCAAGAAATTTTTTTCAAAGATGGGCCTTACTTGCCATATTGCAAAAATTCATAGTGAG GCATCTGTTGAACACAATGCCTGGGAGTTAAAAGAATACGTCGAGGAGCTTTACTGGGGCTCGGGCAAGCGAGTGATGCTGCTCGGCCATAGCAAGGGTGGGGTTGATGCTGCTGCTGCATTATCAATCTACTGCAATGAGTTGAAAGACAAAGTTGCTGGCTTGGCTTTGGTACAAAGTCCATACGGTGGAACTCCTTTGGCTTCGGATTTTCTTCGCGACGGGCAGGTTGCTGACAAAGAAACGCGGAAGATCATGGAGCTATTGATTTGCAAGATTATTAAG GGGGACATTCGAGCATTGGAGGATCTAACGTATGATAAGCGGAAAGAGTTCATCATGAACCACAACCTCCCCGAGAACGTACCAATACTTTCCTTCCACTCCGAAGCACAGGTTGCACCAGGAGTTCTTGCTACAATGACTCATATAGCGCATGCCGAGCTACCTTGGCTACCTCTTCCAAGATCATGGACAGAATCCGACACAGTGGTACAGGGCGGGCGGCGTGTTCCCGTGGTGATTCCCCTTTCTGCTGTCATGGCATTGTGTGCTCTTCATTTGCAGCTTCGGTATGGGGAGAAGAGCGACGGATTGGTGACCTGTCGTGATGCAGAAGTTCCTGGCTCCGTTGTCGTGAGACCGAACCAGAAGCTTGATCACGGGTGGATGGTTTACTCTTCCAAGAAGAAGAGTACAGGTGATCCTGATGCTTGTGAGATGTGTGAAGCAATCTTGACACTGCTTGTGGAGCTTGGGATGAGAATGAAACAAGTAAAATAG
- the LOC103497980 gene encoding uncharacterized protein LOC103497980 isoform X2, with protein sequence MGDAQTQNEPYEIASTAHDDTLQIFSIVSPMDEILTHLLALTSYITRRFVRFIARDVDRFLTDHIIVPQRVCSSYSGQNRQRSVSEGSSSSIAASNSRDGLLIDRTSDVETIYSYEVASPIFEGLMLPLYGLQFVQKLASCSLRNCFSCIRCVELCLYNIMCRIRKTLLGSSNDIGWLQTTPGMPPVVDGTARFLELLSDIRNGEHKLPNSFVYLLIPGLFSNHGPLYFVGTKKFFSKMGLTCHIAKIHSEASVEHNAWELKEYVEELYWGSGKRVMLLGHSKGGVDAAAALSIYCNELKDKVAGLALVQSPYGGTPLASDFLRDGQVADKETRKIMELLICKIIKGDIRALEDLTYDKRKEFIMNHNLPENVPILSFHSEAQVAPGVLATMTHIAHAELPWLPLPRSWTESDTVVQGGRRVPVVIPLSAVMALCALHLQLRYGEKSDGLVTCRDAEVPGSVVVRPNQKLDHGWMVYSSKKKSTGDPDACEMCEAILTLLVELGMRMKQVK encoded by the exons ATGGGAGATGCACAAACTCAGAATGAACCATACGAGATTGCTTCCACG GCACACGATGATACTCTTCAAATCTTCAGCATTGTATCACCAATGGATGAGATTCTTACTCATCTCTTGGCATTGACCAGTTACATAACTCGTCGATTTGTCAGATTTATTG CCAGAGATGTCGACAGATTTCTCACCGACCATATCATCGTTCCACAGAGAGTTTGTTCGAGTTATTCTGGTCAGAATAGGCAAAGGTCTGTTTCAGAAGGTTCATCATCTTCCATTGCAGCCTCCAATTCAAGAGACGGTCTGCTCATAGATAGAACATCAGATGTAGAAACTATTTATAGTTACGAGGTTGCATCTCCCATTTTTGAAGG GTTGATGCTCCCATTATACGGTTTACAATTTGTTCAAAAATTAGCATCATGCTCCTTGAGAAATTGTTTCTCGTGCATTCGATGTGTCGAACTCTGCCTTTACAA TATAATGTGTAGAATTAGAAAAACCTTGCTCGGTTCTTCGAATGATATTGGATGGCTGCAAACCACTCCTGGCATGCCTCCTGTTGTTGATGGAACAGCAAGATTCTTGGAATTGCTCTCTGATATAAG GAACGGAGAGCATAAACTACCCAACTCATTCGTTTATTTACTGATTCCAG GTCTGTTTAGCAATCATGGTCCCTTGTATTTTGTGGGAACCAAGAAATTTTTTTCAAAGATGGGCCTTACTTGCCATATTGCAAAAATTCATAGTGAG GCATCTGTTGAACACAATGCCTGGGAGTTAAAAGAATACGTCGAGGAGCTTTACTGGGGCTCGGGCAAGCGAGTGATGCTGCTCGGCCATAGCAAGGGTGGGGTTGATGCTGCTGCTGCATTATCAATCTACTGCAATGAGTTGAAAGACAAAGTTGCTGGCTTGGCTTTGGTACAAAGTCCATACGGTGGAACTCCTTTGGCTTCGGATTTTCTTCGCGACGGGCAGGTTGCTGACAAAGAAACGCGGAAGATCATGGAGCTATTGATTTGCAAGATTATTAAG GGGGACATTCGAGCATTGGAGGATCTAACGTATGATAAGCGGAAAGAGTTCATCATGAACCACAACCTCCCCGAGAACGTACCAATACTTTCCTTCCACTCCGAAGCACAGGTTGCACCAGGAGTTCTTGCTACAATGACTCATATAGCGCATGCCGAGCTACCTTGGCTACCTCTTCCAAGATCATGGACAGAATCCGACACAGTGGTACAGGGCGGGCGGCGTGTTCCCGTGGTGATTCCCCTTTCTGCTGTCATGGCATTGTGTGCTCTTCATTTGCAGCTTCGGTATGGGGAGAAGAGCGACGGATTGGTGACCTGTCGTGATGCAGAAGTTCCTGGCTCCGTTGTCGTGAGACCGAACCAGAAGCTTGATCACGGGTGGATGGTTTACTCTTCCAAGAAGAAGAGTACAGGTGATCCTGATGCTTGTGAGATGTGTGAAGCAATCTTGACACTGCTTGTGGAGCTTGGGATGAGAATGAAACAAGTAAAATAG